The genomic window GTCAGGAGCAGGAGGACCAGCAGATGACCGAGTACCGCGGAAGGGTGACGCTGGTGACCGATGGGCTCCCGGACGGCCGCGCTACTCTGCGGATCCGAGGTGTCAGGGTCTCGGACCAGGGGGAGTACCGGTGTTTTTTCAAAGACAAGGACTACTCCGAGGAGGCCTCTGCGCATCTCAAAGTGACTGGTGGGTACACAGAGGGCTGCGTCGCCGAGTCACTTCGCCCTAGACGCTCACTTTGGGAACTACCGAGTTCATTCTCCAAATCACTTTGAGGTTGAAGAAGGCAGGCCGGCGCCGAGTGGGAAATAAGTGGGAAGGGGCTCAACCAAGGGGGCGGGAGACTGAGCGAGATGTCGTTCCTGCGGATACTTCATTTTAATTCTCCGCACTTTCCCCGTCTAGAAGAGACTGTTTCCTCCAAAAAATGCATAACGCTcctaatttaatttagtttttgagacaatatttGGCAATCCTCCCGCTTCTACTACcacagtgcttggattacaggtgtgcaccatcgccTCTGGCGATTACATTCTTTCACAAAGTACATCATAATTCACCGGATCAGTTCCCAGAACCGGTTTAAATTGCGTGTGTTTTCACGTTTATATAAGTCTGTCGTGAGCGTCTCAGATGCTCTGAGCAGCTTCGTGGATTAGTGCCTAAGGACACATTATAGAGTGTGGTGCGTTTCTAATGTTCTTCATCTGTCCCCAAAAGGTTTTACTTtaactcaccccccccccaaccgcGAGATAATATGGAAAGAATACATTGAGCTCTGACTTCCCTGCTTGCTATGATCAGAATCAAGCAAACCGCCCACTCCGTGTCTCCTACTGTAAAACCAGTAAACTATATACAAGAATTCGCAAAAAAGGAAATACAATTTATTATTATCCACTTACTACCTAATAAGTGAAAAGTACTTTGCCAATGGtaaaagcattttaaagaatCTTCTACATCTTAGACTAAcatgtataatacatatatattgccTTTCTAAATTTATTGTTAGTTGACTCATTTACTTCCTTTGAGAGCAGGGCTATAGAACCAACCTACTTAAAAGAAGTTCATTCCCACACCGGGAGTCGAACCCGGGCCGCCTGGGTGAAAACCAGGAATCCTAACCGCTAGACCATGTGGGAGATGCTGTACTTGTCCTTctcttgcctcctcctcccaaataCAGGCTTACAGGTGCACACAATACACTCGCTCTAGGTGCTAGGAAGCGTAAAGTACTTGTATAAACTTGAGTCTTGCTGCCCCTAGTCCTAAAGTGCGTTGCGATGTTTTGCCATATCTAAAGAATCACATATCTTTTAGGGAAGTGCATCTTAAAGACTGATTGCGTATATAattgtgtgaggtgtgtgtgtgtgtgtgtgtgtgtgtgtgtgtgtgtgtgtgtgtgtgtgtgtgtggtgtgcttaaATTTAAACTGGGTGAAGTGACCGCCTGCAATTCCAGCAATTGcgagatggaggcagaagaatcaaaaTCAGCCTTGGCTACTGGGAACctcatgagttccagggcagcttcgCAGCATAAAGCCCAGCTTCAAATAACAGAAAGACTCACCTAGGTATTTGATGACATCTTTAGCCGGTCGTTGACGtctgcttttaatctcagcccttgggaggcagaagtgggaggatttccgagttctaggccaacctggtttacagagggcgTGAGTTCCAGGGttgagagaagccctgtcttgaaaaacaagcaaaaaataaaacaaaacaaagctggatgttaccagcgcttgggaggcaaaggcagaactctgtgagttcggggaTAGCCTAACTACACTcactctacagaatgagttccaagacaaccagggttatacagagaaaccctgtctcaaaaaacaaacagaaaaaatatactattattattatcttttatgAGTGCTAAACCTTTAAATGATGGCCATTTTCAGATGGGAAAGGTAGTTATATGTCTACTTTGTTGttactgaagtgtgtgtgtgtgtgtgtgtgtgtgtgtgtgtgtgtatgacatagACTTGCTATATAGCAGCTGGCTAGTCTGAAACTTGCTATgctgaccaggctagcctagaactcattcAGTTGCTTCTGCCTCTTCAAAACTGAGATCCCGCACCATCACACTCTGCTGTTTTGGAGCTATGGTCTCAAACTTATTATGTAGCagaggctggcttcgaacttctgatccttcttcctccacctcttgagtgctaggattacagctgtgtgtCCCCAAGCCTGGCCCTATGTTGATTTTTATTAGGGCATAGTTGTGTGAGGAAAGATGAGGTTGAACCCATTTAGGAAAATTCTGAGTCATCAGCTTAGGTAAAGGAAAGTTAAATTATTGACTACaaacctcaagaaaaaaaagaagaaaaaaactccaaaatattttggagatagaggtaTGGTGCGTAGCATGTTTgtttagcatgcacaaaaccctgggtggatctctgtgagttcgagaccagcctggtctacaagagctagttccaggatgggcttcaaaaccacagagaaaccctgtctcgaaaaaccaaaaacaaacaaacaaacaaacaaaaaaaaaaaccctgggtgGGATCTCCGCTGTATGAAATGGTTGtgctgggccgggcggtggtggcgcatgcctttaatcccagcactcgggaggcagaggcagtcggatctctgtgagtttgagtccagcctggtctccaaagggagttccaggacaggctccaaagctacagagaaaccctgtctcgaaaaaccaaaagaaaaaatgaaatggttGTGCTGGCCCCTAGGAGTAacatcagcactggggaggtagaagcaagaggatcagaagttcaaggtcatcttcagcagCGTGGcgcgttcgaggccagcttgggctacatgagaccctgtctaaaaaggaGACTACCTTTCTATCCATCATGAAAAATTTCTAACCACAGTTGCCTCATCTCCCAAATCGTTTCAGGAACTTATAACTACAGAGTCTTTCTTGACTCTGGAGCTCCTAAGCCAGCTCTTAGTCATTGTTCTTGCTCTCATGATGGCTGGACAAGTACCCCCATGTCTACCCATAGACTTTTGCTGTTTTGTTCAAGGGCTGTTTCCAATAAAGCACCGTCTCTGATAAGGGATAAGAAATTATCTTTATTGTTTCTTCAGTCTTCACACAGAAGGACTAGAGGAATCCCACCTATTCCCAGCCCACTTTtgcctcctctctgtctttctcaagATTATCATGCTCCCAGGAAAACCCACTGGGAGATTAAAGCCAGCTTCTCTCTCCATAGCGCTGGGCTCTGATCCGCACATCAGTCTGGGAGTTAAGGAGAATGGTCAGATCCAGCTGAAATGCACCTCCTCAGGGTGGTTCCCAGAGCCAGAAGTGCAGTGGAGAACGCCCTCAGGAGACAGCCTTCCATCCGCAGCAGAGTCCAGCAATCGTGACGCGGAAGGCCTGTTCACTGTGGCAGCTTCGGTGATCCTCACAGACAGTTCCGTAAAGAATGTGTCCTGCTGCATCCAGAATCTCCTCCTGGGCCAGGAGAAGGAAGTAGAGATCTCTGTACCAGGTCAGCGGAACGCATATTGGACTGCCATGTTGACAGAGACTCGGGACAATATCCCCTGGGACCCGGGTCAGAAGGGACTTCATGGTAGAGTTGTCTACATCGTCCCTGTCCCAGGGGCTCTGGCCTGCTGACTCGAGGGAAGCCCTACCACCTTCATTTGAATAACGATGCTGAGGGTTGAGCTGAGTCTGGTGATAGAAGGCTTAGAGTGTGCACGGGGTCCTAGGCTCCTCCTCTAGTGCTCCATACACCACCCCCATGTTGTAAACATTCCAGAGCTGAATTTTAGGATAAACAAGTGAGATAGCGAAATTCTTTTCCTTGGGGCCTTCTTGACTGAACCCTTCTGCTTCAATAACTAGGGATTAAATTACTTTTCTGATTTGATTctgcccttctgccctccctgtaCCTCTCCTTTCCTCATCCCACACTGGAGCGCCATATAGGCTGCCGCGTTCCTCCAGGAAGTAACCTCTTCTGTCGTTCCCTGGTTATTACCTCTGGTTTTGCAGGGATCGTTACCTGTTTATTGGCCAACACAGCCTAATCTGTGATGTATGTGGTcacccttctcccttttcctccagCACCTCAGTGGTAGTTAGCAAGGGGTTTTGTGACACCAATTGGCccattagatttttattttacatatcctGGCCCTAGATGGCTCTTCGAAGCttgttttttccccccagagTCAAATCTCTCTGAAAAGTTTAGTATGAAAGAGCAATACTTGCTGTGGGGGTTGGGGGCTGTTAAGGATATCCCCACATCCCCATCTCTATCTCCTTTGACACCAGGAGAGAAGCTGAAATTATTCAGTTTTCCAGACAATGCCcttcttcagtttgtttttgttttgttttgtgtttgtttagctCCCTTGGTGCCACGACTGACTCCTTGGATAGCAACTGTGGCTGTCGTCATACTGGCCCTAGGATTTCTTACCATTGGGTCCATATTTTTCACTTGGCGACTATACAAGGAAAGATCCAGAGAGCAGAAGAGTGAATTTGGCTCTAAAGGTAAGTCACAGTGCTCACAGGGCTTCTTGTCACAGCATCCAGAGAAGTGGGACTCAGGCCTGTTCCAACAAGAACGTCCAACAGGAAAACGATGGATCTTAGAATTCTGAAGTTGGACGAAACTATGAGCCTTCTAAAACAATGGGTACCTAGTGGCTTCAGGCCCTCTGGCCAATTCTAACCCTGCTTCCCAGGAAGAATCTTATGATTAAGATCTAGTCCTAAACCAGGAGGAACTTCCAGATGATTTCTTAGAAATATTGGTTTTGCCAGCAGCATTTCTGTTCCCGGTTCACTGGGTCACCGTGGATTAAACAATGTCTCTTCTTGTGTTTCTCATTCTGGTCTTCCTCCGTCCCCTTGCCTGTTATAAAAAGTcactgaaataattttgtttcttttccagagAGACTTCTGGAAGAACTCAGTAAGTTGTCTTCTTGTTTTTGACCCACAAGATTTATTTTCTCCCTCCTGTCTGTTAAGGCAGCACTGACAGTCTCTCTGTTTTACAAATCGCAGGGTGTAAAAAGACGGCGCTGCATGAAGGTCAGTGGTTCGGAGCTCCTCAGTGCCTCTGAAGCCCGGTCTGGGGAGTCAAAGACCTGTGAGGCTTGAACGCGAGAACACGCAAACGTCCCCTTTAGTGACAGGATAGAAAGAGGGAAGGTGACAGTGAATGACCTCAGCACCTTCTGGGAGGCGTCACAGAAGATGGATGGCTAGGCGAAAAGCCCCTTTGACACTATCCCACTAGGTACTCAGTTAAGTCATTCCGTAGTCGCAGGTGAGAGATGGGTCTGGAGAGAAGGGCAGCAAGTGAGGGGCCATGCAGCTCTCCTACTACAGGGTTGGTTCATCAGCTCCTAAGTCTGCTCCACGTATTTGGGAAGGAGAGTTAACCGGTCGGCCGAGTACCATTGctgattttctctctttctctccctctccctctctctctctctcattgccTCCAGTGGACGTGACCCTGGATCCAGACACAGCGCACCCCCACCTCTTTCTGTATGAGGATTCAAAATCAGTTCGCTTGGAAGATTCACGTCAGATCCTGCCTGATAGACCAGAGAGATTTGACTCTTGGCCCTGTGTGTTAGGCCGAGAGATCTTCACTTCAGGGAGACATtactgggaggtagaggtgggagatAGAACTGATTGGGCCGTTGGTGTGTGTAGAGAGAATGTGGTAAAGAAAGGGTTTGACCCCATGACCCCCGAGAATGGGTTCTGGGCTGTGGAGTTATATGGAAACGGGTACTGGGCCCTGACCCCACTCAGGACCCCTCTCCCTTTAGCGGCCCCTCCTCGCCGGGTTGGGGTTTTCCTGGACTGTGAGTCAGGAGACATTTCCTTCTACAACATGAGCGATGGATCTCTTATCTATGCTTTCCCTAGCACCTCCTTCTCGGCCCCCCTACGTCCCTTCTTTTGCCTGTGGTCCTGTGGTAAAAAACCCCTGACCATCTGTCCAACTGCCAAGGGGCCTGAGAAAATCACAGTCATTGCTAATGTCCAGGATACCGTGCCCTTGTCCCCACTGGGGGAAGGCTCCGCTTCTGGAGAAGCAGATACTCTCCATTCTAAATTGATACCTTTCTCGCCTAGCCAAGTGGCACCTTAATGACTATATCAACTCCACAACTTCCCTTTTTTGTCTACTCCCGCATGCTCTGAAGCATCAGTTGCTCGCTTCCTGCAGTCCTGGTTCTTTCTGGTGGGCGGTGATTAATTCGCCTTGGGAAGGAGGGTATGCTGATGCTAGAGAGGGCAGGGAGAAAGGCTTTCCTAATTTGTTTCCGCGCCAATACTGGGGAGATTGAGAGGTGATTCCCAAACTGTTTCTAGTAGCCATATCCCTTCAGATCAGAGCCTACATAGGAGGGCTTGGTACGATCGGTCACCGGAGGGCCCCAGAGGCAATCAGGCTGGCATGAAAGGGTGGCACCAACATTTGGAATAGGGGCATGTGGAACAACAGATTTTAGGCAAGGGCAAAACCAAATAggatgctgggaaaggaagatCTTAGGCTAAAAATCCCATAAAGAAATTTAGAGAAGGCCTGGCAGGAGTGAATGAAGTAAACTTGGTCCCGTTAGGTGCACTTGTCCTGTCCTAGGGTTTTTCAGGACTATATCTCAAAATTTTTTATTAGTTAAATTTTTTGACAGCTTCAAACATGCATATAATACATTCTAATTACTCTCACACTTCTCTATTCTCTCttgtttccctcctctccccctcagcAATATCCCTTCTTGCTTCAAATCTGACACTGAGTTTAAGTCAGGGATATAATGAGGGCTCTCATGGGAACATGGATTCGGCGCTCTCCACTGAAGTTTGCTGGGCTCAAGAGAAGAGGCACAACTGAACGCAATGATTTTCCTCTCCCACATCTGTCAGCTTCCTGTAGTTCAGCCGGGAAGGGTAGGGCCCCTATCGTGGCTAACTGTTGACAAAGCCAGCTTTGTTCAGGTCTAGTTCAGGAAACTACAGTACCTATGAGGTCATGATTACAAATGCCCCAAAGAGCACACTTCCCAGCTGTTTTCCCTGTCCTCTGGATCTTAGGTTCTTTAATCTTCTCTTTCAGGACGCGTCTTGAACACGGTATCTTACATTTTCTAAGTCGTGTTCTATAGGATAGAGGAGGCTGGCCCTACTTGTATGGAAGTACAGCTGTGAGCAAGCCAggcagggactgggaggagtggggaTGAGCAGGGCTAGAGAAAGAACCAGGCAGGGTTAGAATAGAGGAGGATTTGAATCAAGTCTGCCAGGTTATTTTTGCAGCTGTCAGGCcctgctcttccttctgtgtccttctctttttccctcccctcaAGGTCAATCCAACAGCACTCTATTGACTTCactaggtaggtgtgtgtgtgtgtgtgtgtgtgtgtgtgtgtgtaggtaagtAGAGGTTTACTAagtagctcagactgaccttgaattcctcatgctcctgcctccattttccaagtgctagaatttcaGCCGTGTCCAGCATGCCTAGCAAATCCACCAGTTTTGACTCAGCCTGCTTAGGGTAACATCATTATCTCTGTCAGTCTCAGCTGCGTGCTCCCTCAGGCTCCACTGCAAAGCACAACCAGCTCACAGGTACCTTCAATTCCCTCCCACCGCCATTCTTTTCCACGCTGTGCTATTACTTAATGTAGCCTATCCAGCCTTCCTGAATCCTGTTTTGTGTTAGGACCCCCAGTGTTGCACCATGATGTTCAACACAACTGGACAGCTTGTTCCTATTTGTGTCTGCTTCAGTGTCCTCCTGCTTGTTTGGGAATTGTGTATATCCAAGCACTTCCATTTCTATTGCATTTCTCCCAGCTTCcagaataataaacaaacaaataaataagtaaataaagtctGATTGCTGAAGGCAGCTTCCGAACTTTCCTTTTTTATCCTGGTAAGAGGAACTAGATCAAAGAGAAACAGGACTGAAAGCTACCCGGGAATCCGCTGCCTGCTCCAGCAGTGCTGATCTGTATGGTCCCAGGTCTAGGCCTGCAGGAGAGATTCACCAGaaaaggcagggatgggagctACTCATGGGGATCAAACTACCTTCAGAAAGGCCGCTGTGCAGAAAGCTTCCTGCTCTCAGCCTCATTCCAAGGGTGGCTTCACTTCTGTTGCTGTTAAGGTAATTGTGTTGGTGAGTCAACCTGGCCACTTGCTCAGACGAACCAGGAGGGTGTAGCTCCAAGCAGAGCTCTTGCTTACCGTGCCCCAGTCTGGTGTTCCATACTTggtgctgcccctcccccatatgACTTTGACAATTAAGTCTTCAAACACATGACAGTTGGGGGACACAATCAGACCACTGCAGGCTCTTTCCTCCATCGCCTCACAGCACCcaatgtcctctctctctctctctctctctctctctctctctctctctctccctctctctctctctttctcatacacTAGCCACCCTATGCAGCTTGTCTTACACTGTACTCCTGGGAGGAAAGCATACTTTatctttgctttaaaataattaatttaagttaagcatggtgacacatgcctgtattcccagaactcagaagtcagaggcaagAGAATGGTCACATTTGAAGGCAGTCTGGACTACACAGTCAGTTCAGAGGTCCACCCAGGATATATAGCCACACACTATCTcagtaaataaatgcataaataggTGTGTTTATTTGTGCTCAGATTTTACTTGTAGAAATTCACAGAAGTCATAGTCAAAACATCCTTTTAAAAAACCGCATTGGAGCCGgtcgatggtggcgcacgcctttaatcccagcactcaggaggcagaggcaggcggatttctgggagttcaagaccagcctggtctacagagctagttccaggacaggctctaaagccacagagaaaccctgtctagaaaaaacaaacaaacaaacaaaaaaacaaaaaaacgcaTTGGAGAGCTGGTGAGATGATTTACCAGATAAAGTCACTTGCTAACcttgatgacccgagttcagtcccagtgactcacacagtggaaggagttGTCCTTTGATAGCCTCATGTTTGTCCAGACCATGttcacccatacacacatacacatacacatgctaaaTGTGTGAATAAGTGTAATTAAAATGTTACATGCTTAGAAAAGGTAGACAAGTGCGTCGTTGTGTTTAATGTGTAATATGTATCCTAACCGGCATCTGTAAAATCTCACACGGAATATATAGAACCGTATCTCTGAGATTAGAAAGAGAAGGGGTCTCAgaactgggcacggtggcacatgcttgtaatatCAGCATTCTGGGAACTGAGTGAGGAGCTACATAGGAAGTTTTAGGGCCCTATCAAAGGGGGCATGGTGGAGTGGAGAAAAGACCTCTGCTTCCCTGTGCCCCACAGTATTCAAGGCAAGAGGTCTGTGGATGTACTAACCAGTGGTTAGATTGTTAGGAAACACCAAGTCCTGATTCCTGGTGCTCCAGTTCTAGACTCTGCCTGTCACCTGTATGTCACTCTGTATATCACCCTAAGTAATGAGAAGGGTTACTCACCAACAAAATCACCTCATTTGTACAGTAACAGCAGCCTTTAAAAAGAACCAAACTCAGTTGGATGTGGTAGtatacatctgtaattccagctcctgggaggtggaggcaggaggattaagaatTTAACAACAACCTCAGCTACTGGTGTAGTGTAAAATTCAACCTGAGCTAtataagaccttgcctcaaaacaaaacaaaaagcataattTGAGTCAGAGTCCTGTTCcatactgtcttttttttcttttttttttaaatttatttattaaagatttctatctcttccccgccaccgcctcccatttccctccccctccccctgttcCATACTGTCTTAAACACTTATGAATGTGGCTacacggtggtggcgcacgcctttaatcccagcactcgggaggcagaggcaggcggatctctgtgagttcgagaccagcctggtctacaagagctagttccaggacaggctccaaaaccacaaagaaaccctgtcttgaaaaaccaaaagaaaaaaaaaatgtggctacagTCTCATCGTTAAAAGAAAGATTCAGGCTTTCACTAAAGTTTAACCCTGAAAACATGCTCTCAAATCTGGATGCATGCAGAGTTTCTTCAGGTAATGAGGGCATCTTAAAAACCCAGTCAGCCGTCAGGGTGACAGGGTGTTcctcttaataataataataataataataataataataataataatagcaacaacaacaatacatttaaattttctgttaTCAGGTGACACTCCCAGACATTCTGATTTAATTGATCAGGAGAGAATTGTTATCCTAAAGGGTTGTCAAAAGCATTACCTATAAACTTTCCCTACTTTCTGCTAATGTTGGGGGGAGTTTCTCTAAGAATTAcaaaatactatattttatttaagtcATGGATTTCACAACGGTGTGGAGGAACTGTTAGACACATAATGTGGAACTTTATCCCCTAAACCTACTTAAAAGTCTCAAGTCAGGATTATATATAGTTATGGTGTACAAAATGTTCTGATATGTGGAACACTGCAGAAAAGCTGAAGTTACAAACCATAACTGTTACCACACATATTTTTGTGGTGACAACCTTTAAAATCTCTCAGCAATTGCCAAGTATGTGGCACATTGTTATTAACCatattcttgtttttaaacaGCAGAATTTCAAATTCAGTAGGTCTAGGTGGAGCTGAGCACCTGCATCTACCTCGATATCTAGAGCTGTACATTTTACTCACAGTGTTAGGGATTAAGCAGTGTTTCAGTCAATGACATTTAAGCACCAGAAACCGtccagaaataaggaaagaaagaagaaagaaaaaagcagttTCTAGACTAGACACCATGATTGAAGCCTGTGAGGCCACTGCGCCGGAAGCCGAGGCAGGCTTGAACTACATGAGTTTCCTAAATCTCAAAAGCTAAAACCAAGGGTGGTGGTGGAATGGGTGAAATAGTTTTTTAAGACCACAGGGGCAGAACGACTTGTCTGCGGTCCTTCGGGCAGTTAGGTGACTGGACCTGAAGCTGTCTGAAACCAGAGCTCGGTTCCTTCAATTTCTAGTAAGATTCCGGGGACACCATCCCCACCGCTGAGATAGACTGTATAGAAATCGGTCGCCCTGGTCTTGATTTGCGTTTGGAAAATCCTCTGTTGTCGAGAATTGCTATAAAGTACATTGATGGGTTTAGGAGAGAAACGATTTCTGGTtttcggttttgtttttgtctctaagAAACTTTTGCCTTAGACAAGTgcacacagctgtgcacagcTCGGAGACTCAGCCTCTGGTTGTGCCTGCGGGGAGACCACCTACCGGGGGGCCCTGGTGACAAAGTGCCCCGGGCTGGGAGTGACTGGCGGGTGAGCACCCACCGGCTTCCCGCTGAGGACTCGGAGCAGACCGTGCTGCAGCCAAGCCCGCGCTCCGCACCGGCCAGAAGGCCGAGGGTTTCAAGAGTTTCAAGCGTAGACGCGGCAGGAGGCGTTCACCTCGCTACAGCGATTTGTTTAGAACTGAAATGTCATCAAACCTCGACTGAAAGGTGGCAGAACATGGCGAATAGCATTTTAGAAAAGATAGAAGTAAAAGTCGAGCAAGGTGGAAAGCAGCAAGTCAGGATGGCCGAGCGGTCTAAGGCGCTGCGTTCAGGTCGCAGTCTCCCCTGGAGGCGTGGGTTCGAATCCCACTCCTGACaagtgttcattttaaaaattttgcctTCTTTAGTAAacgttttacttttctttcttagtcTGACTTTACAATAGAGGCACTGTGTAGTTGCAAGATAGCTTGAAGgctagatattttaatattttctttctctctgtttacaAGAAAATTTATAtgaatcttaatttttaattcatgACTCACTATCATCACTTATGTCTGCACTCTTACTGGCTAAGCATCTCACTGGTCTGaactttgttttttaggtttCTGGTTTTGTCAGAATTGCATATATACTTATACTAGTTAAGATCCTACAAAGATACAGAACTGGTATGTATATGTCTGACTGTCTACCTATCCACATCTACTGGGATACAAGAAGACAGATGGAAAAAGGCAGATGCACAAAGAGATGTAACATGAAGGCATGGCTCACAGTTATCAAGGCTGAGAATTACCATGATCTGCTGTTTGTAAGCTGGGAACAAGAATGGTAGGTGACCTAGTTCAGTCCAGGTATGAAGTCTAGAGAGCAGAGGCTATGAAGTCAGTCAGATCATGTAGCTCCCCATCATCCCCACACCCCACTATCCCCACACCCCACTATCCCCACACCCCACCATCCCCACACCCCACCATCCCCACACCCTacctccaccacaccccaccaTCCCCACACCCAGTCTAAGCCTGGATCAAGCCCCACCACACTAGGGCCTTCAGTCTACTGAGTTAGGAAGTTCCAGAACTCTGGAGACCCCATGGCTGTTCAATTAGACATTTAAATTTAACCATCACACTGTTGATGCTCACATGGTTGATGGCCAGGCAAGGGCTGATCTCTAGAGACAAGTAAACAGGACTTGTTCGGGCCCAGCCCTGAGGAGTGAACAGATTTGTAAGAAACTGTTACAAAGACACGAACGGGGTGTAGTGGTGGACACCTGTGAGCTCCCCAGAGgtgagggcaggaggatcagaggatggaGACACAGGAGGAGGCTAAGGCAAGTCAGTCGTTACTACAGCCagtcaaagtcaaagaaaagtaTTGAAAAGAACCtctaagaaaagaattttatttggCACATTTGGAAATAAAGTCTAGTCTATGagctttctgttgctctgataaaatgctGATGAAAACTAGcccggggaggaaagggttattccAGTTTACAGATTATAATTAATCAAGCCAAGTCAGTGctgaaacctggaggcagaaactgaagcagagaccgatgcttactgccttgctccccaaAACATCTATCAGGGGGTGGCACTGCCCTCAGTGAGAtgggcactcccacatcagtcctaCAAGCAgttctgatggaggcaatttttcagttgaggttacCAGC from Microtus pennsylvanicus isolate mMicPen1 chromosome 4, mMicPen1.hap1, whole genome shotgun sequence includes these protein-coding regions:
- the Btn1a1 gene encoding butyrophilin subfamily 1 member A1, producing MAVSPNSCLLAYLLTFMVLQLPTLDSAPFNVIAPQEAVLALLGSDVELTCRFSPNASAEHMEELRWFRQTRSPAVLLYRAGQEQEDQQMTEYRGRVTLVTDGLPDGRATLRIRGVRVSDQGEYRCFFKDKDYSEEASAHLKVTALGSDPHISLGVKENGQIQLKCTSSGWFPEPEVQWRTPSGDSLPSAAESSNRDAEGLFTVAASVILTDSSVKNVSCCIQNLLLGQEKEVEISVPAPLVPRLTPWIATVAVVILALGFLTIGSIFFTWRLYKERSREQKSEFGSKERLLEELRCKKTALHEVDVTLDPDTAHPHLFLYEDSKSVRLEDSRQILPDRPERFDSWPCVLGREIFTSGRHYWEVEVGDRTDWAVGVCRENVVKKGFDPMTPENGFWAVELYGNGYWALTPLRTPLPLAAPPRRVGVFLDCESGDISFYNMSDGSLIYAFPSTSFSAPLRPFFCLWSCGKKPLTICPTAKGPEKITVIANVQDTVPLSPLGEGSASGEADTLHSKLIPFSPSQVAP